A single region of the Lactobacillus xylocopicola genome encodes:
- a CDS encoding DUF1542 domain-containing protein has protein sequence MNRFKMIEEVKNTNYKMHKSKKGWLVSYSLLTFMLGGGAVLSQSTSSVSAQEVKATEIESQSNQAGVDKSAQQKVDDQAVDEAKQNALNALGTAATSTKQRINGDQNLSTATKAKQVKAVEALLSDAKDKVNAATDLAGIKTVLDKASAGITASYQAGVDRASLLRKADKSAKTKAAKPRKLKVSSKKLKAKKSKAAAQGSLATFSGLNSFLKSSSSAASAKSSTSTKQSSRSADLLKSASKPASTSVNIPAAEIPTDVMDTSLSDDAATKPNNSNEVNSELEAKPRDIGVAGYDATKNVTVGADPDSARDDFNKDVDKPAGSTPTSMNIATPDQITNPDKYKQKVVNVADFNSLAAAWTDASVTYINITSDISYTGGTIGNRAAGASVVVNGNGHTIDLNRQTFSYVGVPYSNLTTVTITNGKFQQGFPGNDGDSSSLVYSSNGAGLKVNIDNVTLSSSTSNGYNPIHVLMANGSKITFSGNNVFNISNEVTRGVGMIDFANNGHVTMNRTSNDIRFSEFYMSYVAPQASVGYGNQITMGDGSSNTAYTYNGTPANYPAMYNNINGVTVGDNVKWTQTGFQYFLNGTQGGNSVAQYKFGQNFNLSAPVTTQPNAIRLWGTQRAVFNAGTTFDINQRYNDSVIRVNDSSSVTFISPKQLHLAIQDGNGNPVATGAGIISGAGTVSLNNSNIKTWLGNNSQTNSTAGDNTAKFAQMVVRNGQATVTDLNGTTAVSNIVTPTTRELQTIAIPVGKVNVQYVDQNGKNVGGPVEVPLDKDAYIGQYLPLITSDIVVKNMPKNYMWALGNQIFPGAKADAQSGGDPTNDNDNGDTYGQASVGLTPMEGTTYTYKVYVYGTKQNVTYQYVDVNHKDRILTSPLSGQTGKEAVGGVTPANYGNTIDWTNKYYTEDNVPAGYHYAIGAANQPKTTLVSENNPIVTIYVEGNNQKINPTLQDTNGNRIVPNSPFEIDGITGQIIKLPAAPDANNWALDHVIVNGQRKEVGSEFEFGNGTDEITYVYHPLDVEKQAANTAIDAEATKVKGEIDADPTLDSAAKAKQKGDVDKAATTAKDNINKAVLPAQVDQAKQAGIAAIDAAHVAGIALDQQKKDYSKQIDDEATKIKGEIDADETLDDETKVKQKGDVDKDAADAKAAINSATNIQAIKDATAAGIIKIDGDHIPGSVSLPDQKKAAIAAIDAEATKVKGEIDADSTLDDATKKKQKGDVDKDAADAKTAINNALNAQQVKNAKEAGIIKIDGDHVPGNISLPDRKTNAIAAIDAEATKVKGEIDADVTLDTATKNKQKADVDRDAAAAKDKINSATTAQGVIDAKDEGIVKIDGDHVPGSISLPVQKTNAIAAIDAEATKVKAEIDADVTLDTATKNEQKANVDTDAAIAKANINSATNAQGVNDAKEAGIIKIDGDHIPGSISLPVQKTDAIAAIDAEATKVKGEIDADVTLDTATKNEQKANVDKDAAAAKTNITNAKDAQGVKDAKEAGIIAIDADHIPGNVSLPVQKADAIAAIENEATKVKGQIDADVTLNSKEKTAQKANVDKDAADAKTAINAATNAQGVKDAKDAGIIKIDGDHIPGSVSLPDQKDAAKAAIDAEATKVKGEIDADETLDTATKAKQKGDVDKDAADAKAAINTAKDAQAVLDAKEAGIIKIDGDHVSGNISLPDQKTNAIAAIDAEATKVKGEIEADVTLDTAAKDKQKANVDIDAAAAKTNIMNATNAQGVKDAKDAGIIKIDGDHIPGSVSLPVQKANAQAAIDAEATKIKAEIDADATLDTATKNKQKGDVDTDATIAKANINKATDAQGVNDARDAGIAKIDSDHVPGNISLPDQKTNAQAAIDAEAAKIKAEIEADPTLDNAEKVVQKGNVDKDAAIAKNNISQATNAQGVNDAKNAGIIKIDGDHIPGSISLPDQKDAAKAAIDAEAAKIKKEIDADPTLDNVEKATQKTNVDADAADAKIKIEQAVNAQGVKDAKSAGIIKIDGDHIPNGTSLLAQKTNAQAIIDAEAAKIKAEIEADVTLDNAEKATQKNNVDKDASAAKLNISQATDAQGVKDATNAGIAKIDSDHVPNSISLPDQKKAAQAAIDAEATKVKGEIDADDTLDGTSKAAQKANVDKDATDAKNKIEQAINAQGVKDAKEAGIIKINGDHIPNTVSLPEQKANAQKAIDDEAERVKAQINDDVTLDNATKAVQKANVDRDATAAKTSISQATDLKGITDAKELGISRINSDHIPGKALEDQKKAAQKAIDTEATRIKAEIDADDSLDDATKSKQKGAVDRDVLGAQNAIDQAVNAQAVIDARNDGIAKIDSEHVGNNVSLSDQKLAAYKAIDQEATKVKTLIDNDPSLDSTAKNKQRTNVDTEVTRAKAAIDDASNAQEVKVARYNGITAIDAQYVSNAVTLQEQKDNAKQLINDEAAIVKTAISKDATLDDATKLQQTRAVDDEKQKALDTISQAIDAQGIQKAYNDGIVAIHAQYISAAELAKQKVDAITAIVQEANTIKDAINNDVTLTTNAKKQQIANVEVESQKAQNAINRAILSQEVRDQLNAGIKAIDAQYVPGKSLDEQKADAIAAIDQAAQDAKDKVDKDKNKTDEEKQKEKDEIDKAASNAKDEINHSTTADGIEQAKDKGTSNINQIVVDNNLDNQKVNANKEIDAAAAAAKDKVDKDPTKTDAEKQRDKAAIDAAAAAAKDKVNNAKNKGEVDKAKQDGIDAINAIANTPGLEQQKTDANKEIDDAANAAKDKIDKDKNKTDEEKQKEKDKIDQIASDAKDKVNNSNSKDEVDKAKQDAIDAINNVVNGNGSNGSNGSNGSNGSGGSNGSNGSNGSGGSNGSNGSNGSNGSGGSNGSNGSNGSNGSNGSGGSNGSGGSNGSNGSNGSGGSNGSNGSNGSNGSGGSNGSNGSNGSNGSGGSNGSNGTNGSNGSNGTNGSNGNNGTNGSNGNNGTNGSNGSGGSNGSNGSNGTNGSNGNNGTNGTNGKLDRTNAASKVLKHNAYFYNKEGKRANLLVAKKGSTITTYGTKSINGRDFYQVGENLYIAVHNVNSRKRTLKKNAFVYNSKGKRVGKKLLKKKTRVSVYGDPVKIRGKYYYITANNRYVKARNFGSILIEANNVIAAGVSSNAELSQNSYVYDADGKRVDGYVILAGSKVIAGEAKSVNGQELVSIGDGYYVAKNNVDKY, from the coding sequence TTGAACAGATTTAAAATGATTGAAGAAGTCAAAAATACCAACTATAAGATGCATAAAAGTAAAAAGGGCTGGCTAGTCAGCTACTCCCTCTTGACTTTTATGCTAGGTGGAGGAGCGGTGCTCTCTCAATCGACTAGTTCGGTAAGTGCTCAAGAAGTAAAAGCTACTGAAATTGAAAGCCAAAGTAATCAGGCTGGAGTTGATAAGTCGGCCCAACAAAAGGTTGACGATCAAGCAGTAGATGAAGCTAAACAAAATGCTTTAAATGCCTTGGGCACTGCAGCTACTAGTACTAAGCAGAGGATCAATGGAGATCAGAACTTAAGCACTGCTACTAAGGCTAAGCAGGTAAAAGCGGTTGAGGCTTTACTTAGTGATGCTAAGGATAAAGTTAATGCAGCGACTGATTTAGCTGGTATTAAGACAGTATTGGACAAGGCTAGTGCTGGTATTACAGCCAGTTATCAAGCAGGTGTTGATCGGGCTAGTTTGCTCAGAAAAGCGGACAAATCTGCCAAAACTAAAGCAGCCAAGCCTAGAAAGTTAAAAGTGAGCTCCAAGAAGCTTAAGGCTAAGAAGTCGAAAGCTGCTGCTCAAGGTAGTTTAGCAACTTTTTCTGGCCTCAATTCATTTTTGAAGTCTAGTTCAAGTGCTGCTAGTGCTAAGAGTTCTACTAGCACAAAGCAGAGTAGTCGATCCGCTGACTTGTTGAAGAGCGCTTCAAAGCCTGCCAGCACTTCAGTTAACATTCCTGCAGCTGAAATTCCAACTGACGTAATGGATACGAGTTTATCAGATGATGCGGCCACTAAGCCTAATAATTCAAATGAAGTCAACTCGGAACTTGAAGCTAAGCCAAGGGACATCGGAGTTGCTGGTTATGATGCTACTAAGAATGTAACGGTTGGCGCTGACCCAGACAGCGCGCGTGATGACTTTAACAAGGATGTTGACAAGCCAGCAGGTTCAACCCCAACTTCGATGAATATTGCCACTCCTGATCAAATCACGAATCCGGATAAGTATAAACAAAAGGTAGTAAATGTAGCGGATTTTAATAGTTTAGCAGCGGCCTGGACTGATGCTAGTGTAACCTACATTAATATTACTAGTGACATCAGTTATACGGGGGGAACTATTGGCAACCGTGCTGCTGGGGCCAGTGTAGTTGTTAATGGTAACGGCCATACGATTGATTTGAATAGGCAGACTTTCTCCTATGTTGGTGTGCCATATTCTAACCTGACAACGGTGACGATTACTAACGGAAAATTCCAACAAGGGTTCCCGGGTAATGACGGGGACTCTAGCTCGCTGGTATATTCATCAAATGGTGCAGGGCTTAAAGTAAACATTGATAATGTAACTTTGTCCAGCAGTACGTCTAATGGTTATAACCCAATTCACGTTTTAATGGCTAATGGTTCTAAGATTACCTTCTCAGGCAACAATGTCTTTAACATCTCAAACGAGGTTACACGTGGCGTTGGGATGATTGACTTTGCCAACAATGGGCATGTTACTATGAATAGAACTAGTAACGATATTCGGTTCTCTGAATTTTATATGTCATATGTGGCACCGCAAGCCAGTGTAGGTTACGGTAATCAGATAACCATGGGTGATGGCTCTTCTAACACCGCCTATACTTATAACGGGACACCAGCTAACTACCCAGCGATGTATAACAACATTAATGGGGTAACCGTTGGTGACAACGTTAAGTGGACGCAGACTGGTTTCCAGTACTTCTTAAACGGAACGCAGGGTGGTAATTCAGTTGCGCAGTATAAGTTTGGACAAAACTTCAACTTGTCCGCTCCTGTTACGACCCAACCTAATGCAATTCGTCTGTGGGGTACACAACGGGCAGTATTCAATGCAGGCACCACCTTTGATATTAACCAAAGATATAACGATTCGGTAATTCGGGTTAATGACTCGTCCAGTGTTACCTTTATTTCACCCAAGCAGTTGCACCTGGCCATTCAAGATGGTAATGGTAACCCAGTCGCAACTGGTGCAGGGATTATTTCTGGTGCAGGGACAGTTTCCTTAAACAACTCCAACATTAAGACGTGGTTAGGAAATAATTCACAAACCAACAGTACTGCGGGAGACAATACAGCTAAGTTCGCTCAGATGGTGGTTAGAAATGGTCAGGCCACGGTCACGGACTTAAATGGGACCACGGCGGTTTCCAATATTGTTACGCCAACTACACGTGAATTGCAGACGATTGCGATTCCAGTTGGTAAGGTTAATGTGCAATACGTTGACCAGAATGGTAAGAATGTTGGTGGACCAGTAGAAGTTCCGCTCGATAAAGATGCCTACATTGGTCAATACCTGCCCCTGATTACCAGTGATATTGTTGTCAAGAATATGCCTAAGAACTACATGTGGGCGCTCGGAAATCAAATTTTCCCTGGAGCTAAAGCAGATGCTCAAAGTGGTGGTGACCCGACTAACGACAATGACAATGGTGACACATATGGACAGGCGTCGGTTGGACTTACCCCAATGGAAGGTACTACTTATACTTATAAGGTCTATGTCTACGGGACTAAGCAGAACGTTACTTACCAATACGTTGATGTTAACCATAAAGATCGGATTCTGACTTCACCGCTATCAGGTCAAACCGGTAAAGAAGCAGTTGGTGGTGTAACACCGGCTAACTATGGCAACACGATTGACTGGACAAACAAGTACTATACTGAAGACAATGTGCCAGCTGGTTATCATTATGCGATAGGAGCAGCTAACCAACCTAAGACCACTTTAGTATCAGAAAATAATCCAATCGTAACGATTTATGTAGAAGGTAACAATCAAAAGATTAATCCGACCCTGCAAGATACCAATGGCAACCGGATTGTTCCTAATTCACCATTTGAAATTGACGGTATTACCGGCCAAATAATTAAGCTACCAGCAGCTCCAGATGCCAATAACTGGGCCTTAGACCATGTGATTGTGAACGGTCAGCGGAAAGAAGTTGGCTCAGAGTTTGAATTCGGCAACGGAACAGATGAAATCACTTATGTTTACCACCCCTTAGACGTAGAGAAGCAGGCCGCTAATACGGCCATTGATGCCGAAGCGACTAAGGTTAAGGGCGAGATAGATGCAGATCCAACGCTTGATAGTGCAGCTAAGGCCAAGCAAAAGGGTGATGTGGACAAGGCGGCCACAACTGCCAAAGATAATATCAATAAGGCAGTATTGCCAGCCCAAGTTGATCAGGCCAAGCAAGCTGGGATTGCAGCGATTGACGCCGCCCACGTAGCTGGGATTGCGCTTGATCAACAAAAGAAAGATTACAGCAAGCAAATCGATGATGAAGCCACTAAGATTAAGGGTGAAATCGATGCCGATGAAACTTTGGATGATGAAACCAAGGTAAAACAAAAGGGAGACGTTGATAAAGACGCAGCGGATGCTAAGGCAGCCATCAATAGTGCCACTAATATCCAAGCGATTAAAGACGCAACGGCAGCCGGGATTATTAAGATTGATGGTGACCACATTCCAGGTAGTGTTTCCTTGCCTGACCAAAAGAAGGCAGCGATTGCGGCGATTGATGCCGAAGCCACCAAGGTCAAGGGTGAGATCGATGCCGATTCAACCTTAGATGACGCCACCAAGAAGAAACAAAAGGGTGACGTTGACAAAGACGCAGCGGATGCGAAGACGGCAATTAATAATGCCCTTAACGCTCAACAAGTCAAGAATGCCAAGGAAGCGGGGATCATCAAGATTGATGGTGACCACGTTCCAGGTAACATTTCGCTGCCTGACCGCAAGACAAATGCGATTGCGGCGATTGATGCCGAAGCGACTAAGGTCAAGGGCGAGATTGATGCGGATGTCACTTTAGACACGGCCACTAAGAACAAGCAAAAGGCTGATGTCGATCGTGACGCGGCCGCTGCTAAAGACAAGATCAACAGTGCAACTACGGCTCAAGGAGTAATCGATGCCAAGGATGAAGGGATCGTCAAGATTGATGGTGACCACGTTCCAGGCAGCATTTCCTTGCCAGTGCAGAAGACGAATGCGATTGCGGCGATTGATGCCGAAGCTACTAAGGTTAAGGCCGAGATTGATGCGGATGTGACCTTAGACACGGCGACTAAGAATGAGCAAAAGGCTAACGTTGATACTGATGCGGCAATTGCCAAAGCAAACATTAACAGCGCCACTAATGCTCAAGGGGTTAACGATGCCAAGGAAGCGGGGATCATCAAGATTGATGGCGACCACATTCCAGGTAGTATCTCCCTGCCAGTACAGAAGACTGACGCGATTGCAGCGATTGATGCCGAGGCTACTAAGGTTAAGGGTGAAATCGATGCCGATGTCACTTTAGATACGGCCACTAAGAATGAGCAAAAGGCTAATGTGGATAAAGATGCGGCCGCTGCCAAAACCAACATCACTAATGCCAAGGATGCCCAAGGGGTGAAGGATGCCAAGGAAGCGGGGATTATCGCAATTGATGCGGACCATATTCCAGGCAATGTTTCCCTGCCAGTGCAGAAGGCTGATGCGATCGCGGCGATCGAGAATGAAGCCACTAAGGTTAAGGGTCAGATTGATGCGGATGTCACGCTTAATAGTAAAGAAAAGACCGCGCAAAAGGCCAACGTGGACAAGGACGCAGCTGATGCCAAGACAGCGATTAATGCCGCCACTAATGCCCAAGGGGTGAAGGATGCCAAGGATGCCGGGATCATCAAGATTGATGGTGACCACATTCCAGGTAGTGTTTCCCTGCCAGATCAAAAGGATGCCGCTAAGGCAGCGATTGATGCGGAAGCCACTAAGGTCAAAGGCGAAATTGATGCCGATGAAACGTTAGACACGGCTACTAAGGCCAAGCAAAAGGGTGACGTGGACAAGGATGCGGCTGATGCGAAGGCAGCGATTAATACCGCTAAGGATGCCCAAGCTGTCCTAGACGCTAAGGAAGCCGGCATCATCAAGATTGATGGTGACCACGTTTCAGGCAATATTTCCCTGCCAGATCAAAAGACTAATGCAATCGCCGCCATTGATGCGGAAGCAACTAAGGTTAAGGGTGAGATTGAAGCCGATGTGACCTTAGACACGGCGGCTAAAGACAAGCAGAAGGCTAACGTTGACATTGATGCGGCCGCTGCTAAAACTAACATTATGAACGCCACTAATGCCCAAGGGGTGAAGGATGCCAAGGATGCCGGGATTATTAAGATCGATGGTGATCACATTCCAGGTAGTGTTTCCTTGCCAGTGCAAAAGGCCAATGCGCAAGCAGCCATTGACGCCGAAGCCACTAAGATCAAGGCCGAAATTGATGCGGATGCGACCTTAGACACGGCTACTAAGAATAAGCAGAAGGGTGACGTTGATACCGACGCAACGATTGCCAAGGCAAACATTAACAAGGCAACTGATGCTCAAGGAGTTAATGATGCCAGAGATGCCGGAATCGCTAAGATTGATAGCGATCACGTCCCAGGCAACATTTCTCTACCAGATCAAAAGACCAATGCCCAAGCAGCCATTGATGCGGAAGCTGCCAAGATCAAGGCCGAAATTGAAGCCGATCCAACGCTTGATAACGCAGAAAAAGTAGTTCAAAAGGGCAATGTTGATAAAGATGCCGCAATTGCTAAGAATAATATTAGTCAGGCAACCAACGCCCAGGGTGTTAATGACGCCAAGAATGCCGGCATTATCAAGATCGATGGTGACCACATTCCAGGCAGTATTTCCCTACCAGATCAAAAGGATGCGGCTAAAGCAGCGATTGATGCGGAAGCAGCTAAGATTAAGAAAGAAATCGATGCCGATCCAACGCTTGATAATGTAGAAAAGGCAACGCAAAAGACTAACGTTGATGCGGATGCCGCTGACGCTAAGATTAAGATTGAGCAAGCAGTTAATGCCCAAGGGGTGAAGGATGCCAAGAGTGCCGGGATCATCAAGATTGATGGTGACCACATTCCAAATGGTACTTCACTATTAGCGCAAAAGACTAACGCTCAAGCAATTATTGATGCCGAAGCTGCTAAGATTAAGGCAGAAATCGAAGCGGATGTTACCCTTGATAATGCTGAAAAAGCAACGCAAAAGAACAATGTTGATAAAGACGCTTCAGCAGCCAAGCTTAATATTAGTCAGGCAACTGATGCGCAAGGCGTAAAAGATGCCACTAACGCGGGAATTGCCAAGATTGACAGTGATCACGTACCTAATAGCATCTCCTTACCAGATCAGAAGAAGGCAGCTCAGGCAGCCATTGATGCGGAAGCTACCAAGGTTAAGGGTGAGATCGATGCCGATGATACCCTTGATGGAACTTCTAAGGCAGCACAAAAGGCTAACGTCGATAAAGACGCTACAGATGCCAAAAACAAGATTGAGCAAGCAATTAATGCCCAAGGGGTGAAGGATGCCAAGGAAGCGGGGATCATCAAGATCAATGGTGACCACATTCCAAATACAGTTTCACTCCCTGAACAAAAGGCTAATGCACAAAAAGCTATCGATGATGAAGCTGAAAGAGTTAAGGCTCAAATCAATGATGATGTGACTTTGGATAATGCAACTAAGGCAGTCCAAAAGGCTAATGTTGACAGAGATGCCACAGCGGCCAAAACAAGCATCAGCCAAGCAACTGACCTTAAGGGCATTACCGATGCAAAAGAATTGGGAATTTCGAGAATTAATAGCGATCATATCCCAGGTAAGGCGTTAGAAGATCAAAAGAAGGCTGCTCAAAAAGCCATTGATACTGAAGCAACTAGAATCAAGGCCGAAATTGATGCCGATGACTCATTAGACGATGCAACTAAATCTAAACAAAAAGGTGCCGTCGATAGAGATGTATTGGGTGCACAAAATGCAATTGACCAAGCAGTTAATGCTCAAGCTGTCATTGATGCTAGAAATGATGGAATTGCCAAGATTGATAGCGAGCATGTTGGAAATAATGTTTCTCTATCAGATCAAAAGTTAGCAGCCTACAAGGCCATTGATCAAGAAGCAACTAAAGTTAAGACTTTAATTGATAATGACCCAAGTTTAGATAGTACAGCTAAGAATAAGCAAAGAACTAATGTTGATACTGAGGTAACTAGAGCCAAGGCAGCAATTGACGATGCAAGTAATGCGCAGGAAGTTAAAGTTGCTCGTTACAATGGTATTACGGCAATTGATGCTCAATATGTATCTAATGCAGTAACTTTACAAGAGCAGAAAGATAATGCTAAGCAATTAATTAATGACGAAGCAGCAATTGTCAAAACTGCTATTAGTAAGGATGCTACGCTGGATGATGCCACTAAGTTGCAACAAACCCGTGCAGTAGACGATGAAAAGCAAAAAGCACTTGACACAATTAGTCAGGCAATTGATGCTCAAGGCATCCAAAAGGCCTACAACGATGGTATAGTTGCAATTCACGCACAATACATTTCTGCTGCTGAATTAGCTAAGCAAAAGGTTGATGCTATTACTGCAATTGTGCAGGAAGCCAATACAATTAAGGATGCAATCAATAATGATGTAACTTTAACTACAAATGCTAAGAAGCAACAAATTGCTAATGTCGAAGTAGAATCTCAAAAAGCCCAAAATGCAATTAATCGTGCAATCCTATCTCAAGAAGTTAGGGATCAACTGAATGCAGGAATCAAAGCAATTGATGCACAATATGTTCCTGGCAAATCACTTGATGAGCAAAAAGCGGATGCCATTGCTGCAATTGATCAGGCTGCCCAAGATGCCAAAGACAAGGTAGACAAGGACAAGAACAAGACTGATGAAGAGAAGCAGAAGGAAAAAGATGAAATTGACAAGGCTGCTTCCAACGCTAAAGATGAAATCAACCATAGTACAACTGCTGATGGAATTGAGCAAGCTAAGGACAAGGGAACATCAAATATTAACCAAATTGTAGTTGATAATAACCTTGATAACCAAAAAGTTAATGCTAATAAGGAAATCGATGCCGCTGCTGCCGCTGCTAAGGATAAGGTTGATAAAGACCCGACCAAGACAGATGCTGAAAAGCAAAGAGATAAAGCAGCCATTGATGCCGCAGCAGCAGCAGCAAAGGATAAAGTCAATAATGCCAAGAACAAGGGTGAAGTTGACAAGGCCAAACAAGATGGTATTGATGCAATCAATGCTATTGCCAATACTCCAGGTCTTGAACAACAAAAGACTGATGCCAATAAAGAAATCGATGATGCCGCTAATGCAGCCAAAGATAAGATAGACAAAGATAAGAATAAGACCGATGAAGAGAAGCAAAAAGAAAAAGATAAGATTGACCAAATTGCTTCTGATGCTAAAGACAAAGTAAATAACTCTAATAGCAAGGATGAGGTTGATAAAGCCAAGCAAGACGCTATTGATGCAATCAATAACGTCGTAAATGGTAATGGTTCTAACGGCTCTAACGGCTCTAACGGCTCTAATGGCTCCGGTGGTTCTAACGGCTCTAACGGTTCTAATGGCTCCGGTGGTTCTAACGGCTCTAATGGTTCTAATGGTTCTAATGGCTCCGGTGGTTCTAACGGTTCTAACGGTTCTAATGGTTCTAACGGTTCTAATGGCTCCGGTGGTTCTAATGGCTCCGGTGGTTCTAACGGCTCTAATGGTTCTAATGGCTCCGGTGGTTCTAACGGTTCTAACGGTTCTAACGGTTCTAATGGCTCCGGTGGTTCTAACGGTTCTAACGGTTCTAATGGCTCTAATGGCTCCGGTGGTTCTAATGGCTCTAACGGAACTAACGGTTCTAATGGCTCTAACGGAACTAACGGTTCCAATGGTAATAATGGAACCAACGGTTCCAATGGTAATAATGGAACCAACGGTTCCAATGGCTCCGGTGGTTCTAACGGTTCTAATGGCTCTAACGGAACTAACGGTTCCAATGGTAACAATGGGACTAACGGAACTAACGGTAAGCTTGATAGAACAAATGCGGCTTCCAAAGTGCTTAAGCACAATGCTTACTTCTACAACAAAGAAGGTAAGCGTGCCAACCTATTAGTAGCTAAGAAGGGTTCGACGATTACAACGTACGGTACCAAGTCTATTAATGGCCGTGATTTCTACCAAGTTGGTGAGAATCTTTACATCGCTGTTCACAATGTTAATAGTCGGAAGCGTACTTTAAAGAAGAATGCATTTGTCTATAACAGTAAGGGCAAACGTGTTGGTAAGAAACTCTTGAAGAAGAAGACCAGAGTTAGCGTTTACGGTGACCCAGTGAAGATTCGTGGTAAGTATTACTACATCACTGCTAATAATCGTTACGTCAAAGCAAGGAATTTTGGTTCAATTTTAATTGAAGCTAATAACGTGATTGCTGCTGGCGTAAGCTCAAATGCTGAACTTTCACAGAACTCATATGTTTATGACGCTGACGGCAAGCGCGTAGACGGCTATGTTATTCTAGCTGGTTCTAAAGTAATCGCCGGTGAAGCTAAGAGCGTTAACGGCCAAGAACTAGTTTCAATTGGTGACGGATACTATGTTGCAAAGAACAATGTGGACAAGTATTAA
- a CDS encoding helix-turn-helix domain-containing protein has product MVKFTVEQKLQALKLLKEGYGSHDVAQIIGAGSHQTIDTWAGQYQHFGVQGLEI; this is encoded by the coding sequence ATGGTTAAATTTACCGTCGAACAAAAATTACAGGCACTCAAATTGCTTAAAGAAGGCTATGGCAGCCATGATGTGGCCCAAATAATTGGTGCTGGCTCACATCAAACAATTGATACTTGGGCAGGGCAATACCAGCACTTTGGCGTGCAGGGTTTAGAAATTTAG